The Deltaproteobacteria bacterium genomic sequence CGGCAGCTCGCTGCCATCCGCTGGGTGAGCCCGCAGCTCGCGTACGACACAGGGCTCTGTCTGAGCCGGCCGATGTCGTGGCTGCGGATCTACCACGCTCGACTTGCCGACGCCGTCCGGGAGCTGGGAGCGCTCGCATGACCGACCTGCGCGCGGCGGTGCGACGCGCCGTCAGCGACACCGCCGAGCCCGGAGCAGCGGAGCTGTGCGACGCGCTCCGGGAAGCGCTCGGCGACTCTGGCGCGGGCGCGGGCCCCGTCCGGCTCGAGCGCGTGAAGTCCCGCGTCCTTCGCCTGCGCGTCGGATCGGACGGCCGGGCGTGCTCGCTCGTGCTCAAGCGCTTCGATCCATGGCTCGCGCGACGCAACGAGCTCGTGGTGCGGCGGTGGCTCCCGGCGATCGGGCTCGGCGATCGTTGCCCGAAGCTCCTCGCGACGGCGGCCGACCGGCGCGGAGCGTGGGTGTGGCATGTCTACGAAGACCTGGGCGACGGGGCGGTGGACGCCGGGCATCCGGACCCGGCGGGCGTGACGGCGGTCGTGGAGCTGATCGCCGAGCTGCACACCCGCGCCGCCGGCCACCCGTTGCTGCCCGAGTGCCGGCACTTCTGCGGCGACCTCGGCGCGCCGTTCTTCTCGGCGAACGTGCGCGACGCCATCGCCGTGCTCGAGGGCGTGGCGCCCCCTCGGGTCGACCCGACGCCGGAGCAACGCGCCCTGCGCGACCGCCTGCTCGCCAGGCTCTGCTGCCTCCGCGACGAGCTGCCGCGGCGA encodes the following:
- a CDS encoding DUF1679 domain-containing protein, which codes for MTDLRAAVRRAVSDTAEPGAAELCDALREALGDSGAGAGPVRLERVKSRVLRLRVGSDGRACSLVLKRFDPWLARRNELVVRRWLPAIGLGDRCPKLLATAADRRGAWVWHVYEDLGDGAVDAGHPDPAGVTAVVELIAELHTRAAGHPLLPECRHFCGDLGAPFFSANVRDAIAVLEGVAPPRVDPTPEQRALRDRLLARLCCLRDELPRRSHMLDALGGPDTLLHGDLWTTNTFVARAGDDLVARLIDWDHAAVGPSSYDLSTFLYRFPKGERAWILEAYRRAVARAGWRLPAARELNALFETAEYARYANRVIWPAVALLEERAAWGFEQLAEVERWFAALEPALPD